Genomic DNA from Candidatus Sulfurimonas marisnigri:
TTGGAAGAACGCTTTATACCAGTTAAGATAAATTTAGATAACGAGGAGATGCCATTGGATGTTGAAGTGAAAATGACACCGACTTTTTATTTTTTAGATAAAAATAATAATATAGTGAAAACTATACCTGGCTCTTGGAATATAGAGGATTTCAAAGACTTAACTAAAAATATCAAAGGAGAGTAGATGATTAAATATATACTTGTATTGTTACTCAGTACCTCTTTTGTAATTGGAGATACCGAGTTCGCAGAACCTGCCCCTTCAATAGTAGAGCCAAGAAAAGTAGTGTTGTCCATAAAGAGTGCAGATGATGAAGAGATAAACCATGTGTTAAGCAGTGCTAATAATGTGCTCAAATTTTACGGACCTGAAAATGTAAATATGAGAATTGTCGCTTACTACCATGGAATTAGAGCTTTACTTAAAAAAGAAAAAGCAATAGCTGCACGTATAGATGCAATGATGCAAGTAAATGTAGAGTTTGTTGCATGTGGCAATACTATGAGAACTAAGGGTATAAAAGAGGACGAACTTGTAGATGGTACTGAGATAGTTACAGCAGGTATTGTAGAGATGATAGAGCGCGTTAAAGAGGGTTGGGTAAATATTGTTCCATAAACAATAATTTACTTAAATTAAAAATCAAAGGAAAAGAAATGAAAAAAATCATAAGTTTAATTGTTGCACTTTTAAGTGTTTCTGTGTTGTCAGCAAAAGGTGATTTGCATCTATTTGATGTAGATAATAAAGATGGTTCTATAACAACTGTACAAATTGAAAAAGCATTTGTAGATGCAGGCTTCGGTATAGGCGTAAATTCTAATATGAATAAACCGTTTATGATACAGTTTAAAAAGACAGGTTATAAAGTATTTACACTTCTTACTGTTTACCATAAACAAATGTCTATGGACTTAGTTACTAAATATCCTGATTTTGGAGTATTTATGCCAATGGGTGTTGGAATATACCAAAGTAAAAGTGAAGACACTCTACATGTATCTGTATTAACAGCTGATGCACAGGCTAAAATATTAGGATTTGATGATCCTCTTATTAAAAGTATAGAAAAAGAAGTTTTAGCCGTTTTGAAAAAAGCTTTACCAAACTCTAATAATAAACTTAGTGAAGATGCTCTTAAAGCAGACAAGTCACTTGTTACAAAGTATGAACTTGAGTTAGATGGTGAAGACTGGGCAGAGTCTAGAGAGAACCTTATGTTGAGTCTAAATAATGGCTTTGATTTATATGGTTTTGTTATCCCAAGTAAGTTGAATGTAAATGAGAGTTTAAAAGAGAGCCCATACGATTTTTATGAAACAATATCAA
This window encodes:
- a CDS encoding DsrE family protein, producing MIKYILVLLLSTSFVIGDTEFAEPAPSIVEPRKVVLSIKSADDEEINHVLSSANNVLKFYGPENVNMRIVAYYHGIRALLKKEKAIAARIDAMMQVNVEFVACGNTMRTKGIKEDELVDGTEIVTAGIVEMIERVKEGWVNIVP
- a CDS encoding DUF302 domain-containing protein, which gives rise to MKKIISLIVALLSVSVLSAKGDLHLFDVDNKDGSITTVQIEKAFVDAGFGIGVNSNMNKPFMIQFKKTGYKVFTLLTVYHKQMSMDLVTKYPDFGVFMPMGVGIYQSKSEDTLHVSVLTADAQAKILGFDDPLIKSIEKEVLAVLKKALPNSNNKLSEDALKADKSLVTKYELELDGEDWAESRENLMLSLNNGFDLYGFVIPSKLNVNESLKESPYDFYETISICKLPVIYTVSLTRPEAAAFAPCSLMLYKKKDEDKIVLGFPAVHNWISSAHVENKEATDVLLKAQKQFESILAEATE